The genomic stretch GTCCGCGCCCGAACCGGCTGGTCCGAGGCTGTCGGAGAACAGTTCACCACCGAGGGCGACGCCGGTGTCGCGGGCGAGTTGCTCGAGCATCTTGGGATTGCTGACCGCTTCGACGAAGATGGCACGCACTTTTCCGGCGCGGAGTTGCTCCACCAAGTCGGCGACGTGACGCGCGTCCGGCTCTTGGCGAGAATCCAGTCCGCGCATCGGAAGGATCTCCAGTCCGCACGCGCGCCCGAGGTAGGCGAAGGCGTCGTGAGAGGTCACGATTCGACGCTGTTCCTCGGGGATCGCAGCGAAGATCCGACGCATCCAAGCGTGCGTCATCTCCAGTTGCGCGATGTAGAGTCGAGTGCGGTTTTCGATCTCGGCCTGCCGTTCCGGGGCGAGCGGTACGAGGGCGTCGCGGATGTTGAGCGCGTAGCGGATGCCGTTCACCGGATCCTGCCAGGCGTGCGGGTCGATTGGATCGTGACCGTGCCCGTGACTGTGCTCGTGCGTGTGCCCGTGTGCGCACGGTTCGCCGCTGGCGTGGAGCAACTGCACTCCGGTAGTCGCCGTGACGCGGGCTCCGTCGTAGCCGGAAGACGCGAGCATCTTCTCCAGCCATGGTTCGAATCCGGCGCCGTTGGCCACCACGAGCACCGCTCCAGTCAGCCGGGCGACATCCGCCGGACGAGGCTCGAATCCGTGTAGGTCGGCACCGACGGGAACGAGACAATGAACCTCGAAGCTCGGTCCTGCGACGTGGGCCGCGATGTCGGCGAGGATGGTGTTGGTCGTGACGATGCGTGGCCTGGAACTCGCTTGGAGCGATGGCGCAACGAGGGATGCCACGCCGAGGCAAGCAAGCGTGAGCATAGCGCGGTGAAGCGGGCGGCAGGAGTGTTGTTGGAGGTGCATGCGGAACGGTCAGCCGAAGGCGTCACAAACGCGCATCCTAGCAAACCTGTCCAGCCCCCTGCGGGTCGGCATTTGCGGGCCGTTGATCTCGTCCGCGGCGGTACACGAAAAAGGCCCGGGGGAAACCGGGCCTTGCGCGAGGTCAAGAGGGCGATCGTCGTGATCGCCGGACGGCGGACTCAAACCTTCGGAATCGCCGCCGGGATCTCGACCGGGTGCGGGTGATGCCGCTTCACCTTCTGCAGCCGCGCACGACGACGGATCATGCGGTCGAGCTTGTCGACGAGCAGGTCGAGGGACTTGAGGCAGTCTTCGGAAGCGACGGAGCATATCATGTCCGGTCCATAGATCTGCACGTGGCCCTTGGCGATGAACTGGTTCTCGTGGCCGCGGGTCTTGTCGTATTCCAGTTCCACGCGAACTCGCACGATCCGATCCTCGTGGCGGAACAATCGCTGGAGTTTCTCGTGAGCGATGTTCTTGAGAGCTTCGGTGAGCTCCATGTGGATGCCGGTGAGGATGATTTCGTGACCGTTCTGTACGTGGTGGTTCTTGTTGGGCATGGTTATGCTTGGTTTGGATCAGACTTTCACGTGGGTATGCGATGACGGCAGCCGCTCACTTCGTGAGTCCTATGGGCCTGCCTTTTCACGGGGGGCCGGAGCAAAATCCGGGTTCGATAGACCTTCCATCGCAACGTCCGAGACGCTACCCGGAGACCAGGTGTTTGCAACTTGGATCGGCCGAACTCGGGAGGTATGCCGCGAATGTGAACGGGGAGACGTCAACACGTTGTAGATTCGGCGTTTCACGGGCGGTTCCTGAGAGGAAACCGTCTTCAGCGCGTGCTTGCCTGGCCGCGCTTTCCGGAGCTTATCCCCTGCCATGCCTGCGACGGCCGACGGCTACGTGATCACGCCCGAGGAGCTCGCGTCGTGGATACTACGCGACGACGAGCGGTTGCTGCTGCTGAACAAGCCGCCTCTGGTGGTCTGCCATCCGTCGAAGCACGGACCGTGGTCGAGTCTCGTTGGGGCCTCCCGCGAGTTCACCGGACTCGAGCGTGTTCATCTCGTGTTTCGCCTCGATCGAGAGACGAGCGGCGTGCTCGTGCTCGCCAAGGAGCGTGCGCTCGCCAGTCGTCTGCAAACCGCCGTGGAGCGCCGTCGCGTCGACAAGAGCTACCTCGCGATCGTCGAAGGCGATCTCGAAGGCGTGCGCGAAGTCGATGTGCCCATCGGTCCGGATCTGGGCAGCGTGGTGGTGGCGAAACGTCGGGCTGCGCCTGCGCCCGAGGCGGTCCCGGCGCTCACGCGTTTCCGTGCACTTGCGCACGGCGGCGGATACACCGTCGTCGAAGCCGAGCCCGTGACTGGACGCACGCACCAGATTCGCGCGCACGCCGAGTGGCTCGGCCATCGTGTCGTCGGCGACAAGATCTACGGCCCGTCGCCGACGTGTTTTCTGGAGTTTCTCGAGGAAGGTTGGACCGAATCGTTGGCGCGACGGTTGCCGCTGAACCGCCAAGCGTTGCACTGTCGCCGCGTCGCGTTCGATCTGGGCGACGAGCGCATGGTCTTCGCCGCGCCGCCGACGGAGGACTTGGTCGCGTTCGCACGAGAACGCATGGGCGTGGATCTCGCGGCGCTGTCGGCGGGGTTGGATGCCTTGCCGGACGGGCAGGAGAAACTTTGACACTCCTTCCGACGGCGGCGATACACGCCGGTTTCCCACTTCAACCGCGCTCGTCCATGGCTTCCGTCCGCGTCCGTTTCGCTCCCAGTCCCACTGGATTCTTCCACATCGGTAGCGCCCGCACGGCGTTGTTCAACTGGCTCTACGCGCGGCACACCGGCGGCACCTTCGTGCTGCGCATCGAGGACACCGACAAGGAGCGCAACAGCGAGCAGTTCCTGAACGTGATCTACGACAGTCTCGAGTGGCTCGGCCTGAACTGGGACGAAGGGCCGAAGGTCGGTGGCGAGTTCGGTCCCTATCGTCAGAGCGAGCGCTCGCATGTCTACCGCGAGTATCTGGAGAAACTCCTCGCCTCCGGTCGCGCCTACGAGAAGGACGGTGCGATCTGGTTTCGGTTGCTGGGCGAGCGTTACGAGACGTACGACGATCACCGCAAGAAGACGGTGGAGAAGGTGCGCAACGCTCCCGCCGTAATCGAAGATCGGATACGGGGCCGGGTCGAGCGCACCGAGGACGAGGACTTCGTGATCTTCCGCTCGGACGGCAACCCCGTGTTTCACTTCGTCAACGTCGTCGACGACATCACCATGCGGATCACGCACGTCGTCCGCGGCGAAGACCACCTCTCCAACACGAGCAAGCACGTGGAACTCTTCAAGGCGTTCGGCGCACCGCTGCCCGAGTTCGCACACATCCCGCTCATCCTCAAGCAGCACGGCCCGGGCAAGATGTCCAAGCGCGATCAAGGTGCGTTGATCGAAGAGTATCAGCGCCGTGGATACCTGCCGGAGGCGTTGGTCAACTTTCTCTGCCTGCTCGGCTGGAACCCCAAGGACGACCGCGAGAAGATGCCGATCGAGGAGGTGATCGCGCGCTTCGATCTGCCGGGCGTGAACCAGAGCAACGCGCGCTTCGACGACAAGAAGCTCGCGCACATGAACATGACCTACCTGCTCGAGCTCCCGGCCGATCGCTTCGTGGAGAAGGCGCGGGTCTTTTTCGAGCAGCAGAACGTGTTCGCGAACGGTCGGCCGGACGACGCCTACTTCCGCGAGGTGGTGCTGCTCGCGCAACCGAAGATCAAGGGCATCGAGGAACTGCCGGCGTACACGGCGTGGTTCTTCGACGACGCCTTTCCGATCGACGAAAAGGTCGCAGCCAAACTCGCCGCCAAAGGCGATCCGAAGGCGCGCGTGCGCGAGGTGGCGGATGCGCTCGCCACGGTCGACTTCGCCGACGAGACCGCCACCCAGGCCGCGATCCAAACGCTCGCGGATGCACACGGGCGCGGCTTCGGCGATTACCAGGCACCGGTGCGACTCGCGCTCTCGGGCACGAACGTGGGACCGAGTCTGACGGGGATTCTGCGCGTGCTCGGACGCGAGCGTTCGCTCGCGCGGATGCGGCGGTTCGCGAGCGGGGGCTGAGAGAGGGGAGAATACTCCCCGACATCGCGGTTTTGTGCGAGTTTGTGAAGTGGAGCTCCGGGGGCTAACGCTTCCAATTGCTCGCACTCGCTCGTCGGGGTTCGATCGGCTTCGTTGAGCGGCGTGCGATCGTCCGCAGGCGTGTCGCGTCACCCAACCCAGCCGTACCCCACATGAAGAGTCGCCTGTTTCTCTGGTCTGCAACCTCCGCGCTCGCGGGTTTCTTGTTTGGTTTCGACACGGTCGTCATCTCCGGCGCGGAGCAGAAGATCCAGGCGCTGTGGGGACTGACGTCCGGGATGCACGGCGTGGCGATGGCGGCCGCGCTCTACGGCACCGTGCTGGGGTCGTTGATCGGAGGTTGGCCGACCGATCGATTCGGGCGGCGAGCGACCTTGTTGAGCATCGGCATCCTCTACTTCGTTTCGGCGATCTGGTCGGCGATGGCGGGCGGGGTGTGGGAGTTGATCCTCGCGCGTTTCATCGGAGGGCTCGGTGTCGGTGTCTCGACCGTCGCGGCTCCACTCTACATCGCGGAGATCTCGCCGGCGGCCTACCGCGGTCGGTTGGCCGGCATGTTCCAGTTCAACATCGTCTTCGGTATCCTCGTCGCTTTTCTCTCGAACTGGTTGCTCGGAGGGATCGGCGATGACGCTTGGCGTTGGATGCTCGGCGTCGAGGCGATCCCGGCTTTGATCTACACGGCGGGTTGTTTCCTCATTCCCGAGAGCCCGCGTTGGTTGATCGGGCGCAAAGGCGATCGCGCGGCCGGTGTCCGCGTGCTGGGCTTGATGCATCCCGAATCGAGTCCCGCGGACCTGTCCGCCAAGGCCGACGAGATACTCGCCGCCTCGACGGAGAAGACCAGTGGCTCCCGCTTTTGGACGAAGCGGCTGCGCGTGCCGATCACGCTGGCGTTCCTCGTCGCGTTCTTCAACCAGCTCTCGGGCATCAACGCGGTGCTCTACTTCGCGCCGCGCATCTTCGAGCTGTCCGGACTCGGTGCGCAGGCTGCGCTCATTCAGTCGGTCGGCATCGGAATCACCAACCTCGTATTCACTTTCGTGGGACTGTGGCTGATCGATCGGCTCGGTCGGCGAACGCTGCTAACGGTCGGGTCGTTCGGCTACATCGCTTCGCTCGGCCTCACCGCGTGGGCCTTCTTTACGGGGAACTTCGTCATCGTGCCGGTCTGCATCTTCGCCTTCATCGCGGCGCACGCGGTCGGACAGGGCGCGGTGATCTGGGTCTTCATTTCGGAGATCTTTCCGAATCGCCAACGCGCCGAGGGGCAGGCGCTGGGGAGCTTCACGCATTGGTTCTTCGCGGCGGCACTCACGACGTTCTTTCCGCGCATGGTGGAGCAGTTCGCGCCGGGCTTCGTGTTTCTCTTCTTCTGCGCGATGATGGTTCTGCAGCTCGTGTGGGTGCGCTTCGTGATGCCCGAGACCAAAGGCGTGCCGCTGGAGCAGATGCAGAGGCGACTGGGCTTGGAGTAACGTTTCGCGTCGTTTGAATTGCCGGACCTTCTGCGTGCGTGGCAGGCTGTGGGCATGCGGTTGGACGCGAATCGAGCGGTCGATCGTCGAACGCTTCCTGCACTCGTTCCCGCGACAGACCCTCTTCGACAAGGCCGACGTGAAACGAGTGCGCGAAATCGCGAAGCGTCCCAGCGCAGCCGAGCTGGAGCGGGCCGCGCGACACGTGCACCAACGCCCCACGCCCCGCGCCGAAGTTTCCGCCGACAGGTCGACGCTTCGAGGGGGGGCGGTTTACGTTTCCAAGGACCGTAACGAAACGACCGAATCGCGCGTGATCGCATTCGACGACAAGGTCGTGCTTCGCGAGGTCCGCTACTCGCCGAGTCAGCCGTGGGGAGCTGGTCCTCGGCGCAAGCGGATCGTGTATTTCCGGACGCCCACCGAATGGTTTCTCCACGAGAGGGAGTTCGTCCGCGTCGATGCGCTGACCGAGTCGGAGAGGGCGCTACACCGTCCCGATCTGCCGCTGCGACTGTGCGAGAGCGACCGGTTCGGCTGGGCGGATTGTCCACACGGGATGCGCGCGGAGTTTTCGGAGTGGATCGGCGAACGCGCGCCGGAGTTGCTGCGGATGGACCCCGTCCGCGCGGAGCGTCTCGCGTTGGTGACGTTCAGCGGAGACGGTTTCGGTGCCCGCGAGGTTCTGGAGGCCGACGGCGACGGGCTGATCGCCATGGACGAGATCTTTTGGCGCGCGTGTCTGGCGACGGTACGGACAAAGAACAGACCGACGGTCGGTTTCGGAATCTACCGCATGGGAGTGGTGGACGGAAACACCCCGGCGTATTGCGTCATCGGATACAGGGAAAACGAACTTCCGGAGAGCGGCTGAAGCCGCCGCGGCAGCGGAGCCGACGACGAAGCCCGGCCGGACATGCCGACCGGGCCTCGAGTCGG from Opitutales bacterium ASA1 encodes the following:
- a CDS encoding sugar porter family MFS transporter, which encodes MKSRLFLWSATSALAGFLFGFDTVVISGAEQKIQALWGLTSGMHGVAMAAALYGTVLGSLIGGWPTDRFGRRATLLSIGILYFVSAIWSAMAGGVWELILARFIGGLGVGVSTVAAPLYIAEISPAAYRGRLAGMFQFNIVFGILVAFLSNWLLGGIGDDAWRWMLGVEAIPALIYTAGCFLIPESPRWLIGRKGDRAAGVRVLGLMHPESSPADLSAKADEILAASTEKTSGSRFWTKRLRVPITLAFLVAFFNQLSGINAVLYFAPRIFELSGLGAQAALIQSVGIGITNLVFTFVGLWLIDRLGRRTLLTVGSFGYIASLGLTAWAFFTGNFVIVPVCIFAFIAAHAVGQGAVIWVFISEIFPNRQRAEGQALGSFTHWFFAAALTTFFPRMVEQFAPGFVFLFFCAMMVLQLVWVRFVMPETKGVPLEQMQRRLGLE
- a CDS encoding RluA family pseudouridine synthase codes for the protein MPATADGYVITPEELASWILRDDERLLLLNKPPLVVCHPSKHGPWSSLVGASREFTGLERVHLVFRLDRETSGVLVLAKERALASRLQTAVERRRVDKSYLAIVEGDLEGVREVDVPIGPDLGSVVVAKRRAAPAPEAVPALTRFRALAHGGGYTVVEAEPVTGRTHQIRAHAEWLGHRVVGDKIYGPSPTCFLEFLEEGWTESLARRLPLNRQALHCRRVAFDLGDERMVFAAPPTEDLVAFARERMGVDLAALSAGLDALPDGQEKL
- a CDS encoding metal ABC transporter substrate-binding protein; the encoded protein is MLTLACLGVASLVAPSLQASSRPRIVTTNTILADIAAHVAGPSFEVHCLVPVGADLHGFEPRPADVARLTGAVLVVANGAGFEPWLEKMLASSGYDGARVTATTGVQLLHASGEPCAHGHTHEHSHGHGHDPIDPHAWQDPVNGIRYALNIRDALVPLAPERQAEIENRTRLYIAQLEMTHAWMRRIFAAIPEEQRRIVTSHDAFAYLGRACGLEILPMRGLDSRQEPDARHVADLVEQLRAGKVRAIFVEAVSNPKMLEQLARDTGVALGGELFSDSLGPAGSGADTYLGLLRENALAIATAVSGR
- the raiA gene encoding ribosome-associated translation inhibitor RaiA, giving the protein MPNKNHHVQNGHEIILTGIHMELTEALKNIAHEKLQRLFRHEDRIVRVRVELEYDKTRGHENQFIAKGHVQIYGPDMICSVASEDCLKSLDLLVDKLDRMIRRRARLQKVKRHHPHPVEIPAAIPKV
- the gltX gene encoding glutamate--tRNA ligase, with the translated sequence MASVRVRFAPSPTGFFHIGSARTALFNWLYARHTGGTFVLRIEDTDKERNSEQFLNVIYDSLEWLGLNWDEGPKVGGEFGPYRQSERSHVYREYLEKLLASGRAYEKDGAIWFRLLGERYETYDDHRKKTVEKVRNAPAVIEDRIRGRVERTEDEDFVIFRSDGNPVFHFVNVVDDITMRITHVVRGEDHLSNTSKHVELFKAFGAPLPEFAHIPLILKQHGPGKMSKRDQGALIEEYQRRGYLPEALVNFLCLLGWNPKDDREKMPIEEVIARFDLPGVNQSNARFDDKKLAHMNMTYLLELPADRFVEKARVFFEQQNVFANGRPDDAYFREVVLLAQPKIKGIEELPAYTAWFFDDAFPIDEKVAAKLAAKGDPKARVREVADALATVDFADETATQAAIQTLADAHGRGFGDYQAPVRLALSGTNVGPSLTGILRVLGRERSLARMRRFASGG